Proteins encoded in a region of the Mucispirillum schaedleri ASF457 genome:
- the potA gene encoding spermidine/putrescine ABC transporter ATP-binding protein PotA, translating into MKQQETLVELKSICKSFDGKSILNNLDLKIYNGEFLTILGPSGCGKTTTLRLIAGFEQADSGDILLQGKRINDIPANNREVHTVFQNYALFPHMTVFDNIAFGLKMHKVPKNEITEKVMDVLRIVKLEEFIDRKPHQLSGGQQQRVALARALVNQPLVLLLDEPLSALDASLRLNMQKELKQLQRKLGITFVLVTHDREEALSMSDRVIVMNQGIIEQCGTPKNLYEEPNSIFVANFIGDVNVLNGEVLGFENNLVKAKVEGRICSIKTKKELNIGEKFTLLLRAEDMRIEKLSEYPDTEGLMVGNIETKVYKGATLDTTIKLNNGTIIKASEFFDEEYEDFDYNMNEQVSVGWVSGWEVVLKDERA; encoded by the coding sequence ATGAAACAGCAGGAAACACTTGTAGAGTTAAAAAGTATTTGCAAAAGCTTTGATGGCAAATCTATATTAAATAATTTAGACTTAAAAATATATAATGGTGAATTTTTAACAATACTTGGTCCTTCTGGATGTGGAAAAACAACTACTCTCAGGCTTATTGCAGGCTTTGAACAGGCTGACAGCGGTGATATTTTACTGCAGGGAAAACGCATTAATGATATTCCTGCAAATAATAGAGAAGTTCATACTGTTTTTCAAAACTATGCACTTTTTCCACATATGACAGTTTTTGACAATATTGCTTTTGGGCTTAAAATGCATAAAGTTCCTAAAAATGAAATAACAGAAAAAGTTATGGATGTTCTGCGCATTGTAAAACTTGAAGAATTTATTGATAGAAAACCGCATCAGCTTTCAGGTGGTCAGCAGCAGCGTGTTGCTCTTGCAAGAGCATTAGTTAATCAACCATTAGTTTTGCTGCTTGATGAACCTTTAAGTGCATTAGATGCTTCCCTGCGTCTTAATATGCAGAAAGAATTAAAACAGCTGCAGCGTAAATTAGGCATTACTTTTGTTTTAGTTACTCATGATAGAGAAGAAGCATTATCTATGTCTGATAGAGTAATTGTTATGAATCAGGGTATCATTGAGCAGTGCGGCACACCTAAAAACTTATATGAAGAGCCAAACTCTATATTTGTTGCAAACTTTATAGGTGATGTTAATGTGTTAAATGGAGAAGTGCTTGGGTTTGAAAATAATCTTGTTAAAGCAAAGGTTGAAGGTAGAATATGCAGCATTAAAACAAAAAAAGAATTAAATATTGGTGAAAAATTTACACTTCTTCTTAGAGCTGAAGATATGAGAATAGAAAAACTCAGCGAATACCCTGATACTGAAGGATTAATGGTTGGTAATATTGAAACAAAAGTATATAAAGGTGCCACTCTTGATACAACTATAAAATTAAATAATGGCACAATAATTAAAGCCAGTGAATTTTTTGACGAAGAATATGAAGATTTTGACTACAATATGAATGAACAGGTATCTGTTGGCTGGGTTTCTGGCTGGGAGGTTGTATTAAAAGATGAAAGAGCGTAA
- the potB gene encoding spermidine/putrescine ABC transporter permease PotB: MKERNLFHTVTIAVIVLWLLLFALIPNIIMFIVSFLEYDSQSFVKAVFTLENYKRFFSGAYFNIFLNSFKIAAIATFLCLIIGYPFAYILARSKSKYKGLLALLVVIPYWTSALIRTYAISYMLAANGLINTILIKIGIIDTPLSLLYTEGAVIFGFVYTLLPFMILPLYATIDKFDFRYVEAAQDLGAGKLRTFYHIILPLTSPGIIAGTVLVFLPALGLFYIPSLLGGGKNIMVSNIIQEQFTSNVLQNWPLGSAASVLITVIMGIMIWAYYKSSKSFRTKVL, from the coding sequence ATGAAAGAGCGTAACCTGTTTCACACTGTAACTATTGCAGTAATAGTTTTATGGCTTTTGCTTTTTGCATTAATACCAAATATTATAATGTTTATTGTCAGCTTTTTAGAATATGACAGTCAGTCTTTTGTAAAAGCTGTTTTCACTTTGGAAAACTATAAACGCTTTTTCTCTGGTGCATATTTTAATATATTCTTAAACTCTTTTAAAATTGCAGCAATTGCTACTTTTTTATGTTTGATTATAGGATACCCTTTTGCATATATTTTAGCACGCTCAAAATCAAAGTATAAAGGTCTGCTGGCACTCCTTGTTGTTATCCCTTACTGGACAAGTGCATTAATCAGAACTTATGCAATATCGTATATGCTGGCAGCAAATGGGCTTATTAATACTATACTTATTAAAATCGGTATTATAGATACCCCGCTTTCACTGCTCTATACAGAAGGTGCTGTTATTTTTGGCTTTGTATATACTCTTTTACCATTTATGATACTGCCGCTTTATGCTACAATTGATAAATTTGATTTTAGATATGTTGAAGCAGCTCAAGATTTAGGTGCAGGTAAACTACGCACTTTTTATCATATCATACTTCCACTTACATCACCAGGAATTATTGCAGGCACAGTTTTAGTGTTTCTGCCTGCCCTTGGATTATTCTATATACCAAGCCTTTTAGGCGGTGGCAAAAACATAATGGTAAGCAATATTATTCAAGAACAGTTTACATCAAATGTGCTGCAAAACTGGCCACTTGGCTCTGCTGCAAGTGTATTAATAACTGTTATTATGGGTATTATGATATGGGCATACTATAAAAGCTCAAAATCATTTAGGACAAAGGTGTTGTAA